Proteins encoded together in one Camelina sativa cultivar DH55 chromosome 9, Cs, whole genome shotgun sequence window:
- the LOC104715275 gene encoding glutathione S-transferase T3-like — MEGDEEEVDFNERRLEMAIYAGEICRRRESNDQSFRLKREEMRTRDGIVGNDQPYGSFWKRIGDYYATSDHVLGGGEPRLPDHCRQRWQKISREVSKFCGAYAEANGEKASGMNDVDILQNAHQLYTKLYKKKFVLEYAWNVFRYEHKWINLEPMNPTPKTTSSNKRKADEAAPSSGSVVGEHESRPAGIKAMKKSRNKGKEKAAPSTEFSHMWEIKKKDLEGMKELQKMSIFDTLIAKKETLDEDEKALKKKLMAELF; from the exons AtggaaggagatgaagaagaagtcgatTTCAATGAACGGCGACTCGAGATGGCGATATATGCCGGCGAGATATGCCGGCGACGAGAGTCCAATGATCAGTCTTTTCGTCTCAAGAGAGAGGAGATGCGAACGAGG GATGGGATTGTTGGGAATGATCAACCGTATGGGTCCTTTTGGAAGCGCATTGGTGATTATTATGCAACAAGTGATCATGTCCTTGGTGGTGGTGAACCAAGGCTCCCTGATCATTGTAGACAACGATGGCAAAAAATAAGCAGGGAAGTTAGTAAGTTCTGTGGAGCATACGCAGAGGCAAATGGTGAGAAAGCTAGTGGCATGAATGATGTGGATATTCTGCAGAATGCTCACCAACTATACACGAAGctgtacaagaagaagtttgttTTGGAGTATGCTTGGAATGTGTTTCGCTATGAACATAAATGGATTAATTTAGAGCCTATGAACCCCACTCCAAAGACAACCAgctctaacaaaagaaaagctgaTGAGGCTGCACCATCTTCAGGGTCTGTTGTGGGTGAGCACGAGAGCAGGCCTGCTGGAATAAAGGCAATGAAAAAATCAAGGAACAAAGGTAAAGAGAAGGCTGCACCATCGACAGAGTTTAGTCACATGTGGGAGATCAAAAAGAAGGATTTAGAGGGCATGAAAGAACTTCAAAAGATGTCCATTTTTGACACTCTCATTGCCAAGAAAGAAACactagatgaagatgaaaaagctctaaagaagaagctaatggctGAACTGTTTTAG
- the LOC104710982 gene encoding uncharacterized protein LOC104710982 has translation MFNPFLSPSFNDIEELNSWKSSNIRTGVITDTEPLTSHWIHLLGRPEKKLQETHIDAALGLLWLRRNKDPIYFHNKRLPKSTFVRPDFFSNLIAGYFSFKEDNFKSQHVFPKEVTDIVSGKLPSVCHPTEKWQDLEGVYGIAYNSKYKQYIGMEISFKSRKITVFDCRTHESKGDLVETHVKPIAEMIPYLLRTERNRGTVDLSPFKVLCPKKFFRRIKSEANCGLFILKMVECHSMGVEEMMSKLQEEVSEDIRAKLCFDIYHDIILKKIEMFRG, from the exons ATGTTCAACCCTTTCCTGTCTCCATCTTTCAATGATATTGAAGAATTGAATTCTTGGAAGAGCTCAAATATCAGAACAGG GGTAATAACGGATACAGAACCATTAACCTCACATTGGATACATTTGCTGGGAAGACCAGAGAAGAAATTGCAAGAAACG cATATTGATGCAGCTTTGGGATTACTTTGGTTGAGAAGAAACAAGGATCCCATTTATTTTCACAACAAGAGACTTCCGAAATCAACCTTTGTGAGGCCAGACTTCTTTTCAAATTTGATAGCTGGATACTTCAGTTTCAAGGAGGATAACTTTAAATCACAACACGTGTTTCCAAAAGAAGTCACTGATATTGTGAGTGGGAAGTTGCCTTCGGTTTGTCATCCTACTGAGAAGTGGCAGGATCTCGAGGGAGTTTATGGTATTGCCTATAACTCTAAATACAAACAGTACATTGGTATGGAAATAAGCTTCAAGTCCAGGAAGATTACTGTTTTTGATTGTCGAACTCATGAGAGTAAAGGTGACTTGGTGGAAACTCATGTTAAGCCAATTGCAG AGATGATACCTTATCTCTTACGCactgaaagaaacagaggaacagTTGATCTGTCTCCATTTAAAGTCTTATGCCCTAAGAAGTTCTTTCGTCGCATTAAGAGTGAAGCAAACTGTGGATTATTCATCCTCAAAATGGTGGAATGCCACTCAATGGGCGTAGAAGAGATGATGAGTAAGCTTCAAGAAGAGGTTTCAGAAGATATTAGAGCCAAGTTATGTTTTGATATCTATCATGATATCATTCTTAAGAAGATTGAGATGTTTAGAggttga
- the LOC104710984 gene encoding serine/threonine-protein kinase GRIK1-like, producing the protein MYLHAHNVIHGDIKPDNLFVTSTGRVKIGDFSVSQVFKDDDDQLRRSPGTPVFTAPECCLGITYSGKSADTWAVGVTLYRMILGVYPFLGDTLQDTYDKIVYNPLIILDELNPHLKNLIEGLLCKDPNQRMTLKAVAEHPWVTGEDGAISEYFCWCKRKAGEEETT; encoded by the exons ATGTATCTTCATGCTCAT AATGTAATTCATGGGGACATCAAACCAGACAATTTGTTTGTTACTAGTACCGGGAGAGTGAAAATAGGAGATTTCAGTGTCAGCCAAGTATTCAAG GATGATGACGATCAACTCCGTAGATCTCCCGGGACTCCTGTCTTTACTGCCCCGGAATGTTGTTTAGGTATAACATACAGTGGCAAATCTGCAGACACATGGGCAGTGGGAGTTACTTTGTATCGTATGATATTAGGAGTATACCCATTTCTGGGTGATACACTTCAGGATACTTATGACAAG ATTGTGTACAACCCGTTGATAATCCTGGATGAACTGAATCCTCATCTCAAGAACTTGATCGAAGGTCTCCTTTGCAAAG ATCCAAACCAGAGGATGACGTTGAAAGCTGTGGCTGAACATCCATGGGTTACTGGAGAAGATGGGGCTATTTCGGAATACTTTTGTTGGTGTAAACGCAAAGCTGGAGAAGAGGAAACAACTTAA